In the genome of Nitrospiria bacterium, one region contains:
- the ilvD gene encoding dihydroxy-acid dehydratase — MGSNETSKLKPRSRDVMEGPERSPHRAMFHAMGFSDEQLARPHIGVASSWNEVTPCNIHLNRLAQHAKEGVREAGGMPIEYGTIAVSDGIAMGHEGMKASLMTREAIADSVELVAFAQRFDGLVTIAGCDKSLPGMVMASARLNIPSVFIYGGTIMPGTFHGKDVTIQDVFEAVGAYTMGKISSSELKTLENAACPGEGSCAGMFTANTMASAIEALGMSLPGSASVPAVDERRIRVCFESGKAVLNLLKLGIKPRDIITRRSLENAIAVCVSIGGSTNSVLHLLAIAHESGVKLRIEDYDRISRRTPHIADMKPGGRYVMVDLDRVGGIPVVMKELLSAGLLHGDALTVTGKTVKENLKEVRFPANQDVVHPVQSPINPTGAIVILKGNLAPEGCVVKVAGVKNLTHRGPAKVFNREEDAFAAVKARRIKAGDVVVIRYEGPKGGPGMREMLALTAALVGEGLGDSVALLTDGRFSGATHGLMAGHVAPEAAAGGPIAIVKNGDIIRIDATRRRIDVELTANEIRRRLKKWKPLRPKYTHGALAKYARYVRSASQGAICE; from the coding sequence ATGGGCTCGAACGAGACAAGCAAGTTGAAACCCCGAAGCCGCGATGTGATGGAAGGCCCCGAGCGATCGCCGCACCGGGCCATGTTTCACGCGATGGGGTTCTCCGATGAACAACTGGCCCGGCCGCATATCGGCGTGGCCAGCTCCTGGAACGAGGTGACGCCGTGCAACATTCACTTGAACCGCCTGGCCCAGCATGCCAAGGAAGGCGTGCGCGAGGCGGGCGGGATGCCGATCGAATACGGGACGATCGCCGTCAGCGACGGCATCGCGATGGGGCACGAAGGCATGAAGGCTTCGCTCATGACCCGGGAGGCGATCGCGGACTCAGTCGAGCTGGTGGCCTTCGCCCAGCGGTTCGACGGCCTCGTCACGATCGCCGGCTGCGACAAGAGCCTGCCGGGGATGGTGATGGCCAGCGCGCGGCTGAACATCCCCTCGGTCTTTATCTACGGCGGCACGATCATGCCCGGAACGTTTCATGGCAAGGACGTCACGATCCAGGATGTCTTCGAGGCAGTCGGGGCCTACACCATGGGCAAGATCTCGTCGAGCGAATTGAAGACCCTGGAGAATGCCGCCTGCCCGGGCGAGGGTTCCTGCGCCGGAATGTTCACGGCCAACACGATGGCCTCGGCGATCGAGGCGCTGGGGATGTCGCTCCCCGGAAGCGCGTCGGTCCCGGCGGTCGACGAGAGGCGGATCCGGGTCTGTTTCGAGAGCGGCAAGGCCGTTCTCAATTTACTAAAGCTGGGAATCAAGCCCCGCGACATCATCACGCGCCGGTCGCTTGAGAACGCGATCGCGGTCTGCGTCTCGATCGGCGGCTCCACGAATTCCGTCCTGCATCTCCTGGCGATCGCCCATGAGTCCGGGGTGAAGCTCCGGATCGAGGATTACGATCGAATCAGCCGCCGGACGCCCCATATCGCCGATATGAAGCCCGGCGGGCGCTATGTCATGGTCGATCTCGACCGGGTCGGCGGGATCCCGGTCGTCATGAAGGAACTGCTTTCGGCCGGCTTGCTGCACGGGGACGCGCTGACCGTAACGGGAAAAACGGTGAAAGAAAATCTCAAAGAGGTCCGGTTCCCGGCCAACCAGGACGTCGTGCATCCCGTCCAATCTCCGATCAATCCCACCGGCGCGATCGTGATCTTGAAGGGCAATCTTGCGCCCGAGGGTTGCGTCGTGAAAGTCGCCGGGGTGAAGAATCTGACGCATCGGGGTCCGGCCAAGGTGTTTAACCGCGAAGAGGACGCCTTCGCCGCGGTGAAAGCCCGGCGGATCAAGGCCGGGGACGTGGTCGTCATCCGGTACGAAGGACCGAAGGGCGGGCCGGGGATGCGGGAGATGCTCGCCTTGACGGCGGCGCTGGTCGGGGAGGGTCTGGGCGATTCGGTGGCGCTGCTGACGGACGGGCGTTTCTCGGGGGCGACGCACGGCTTGATGGCCGGCCATGTTGCCCCCGAGGCGGCCGCGGGCGGACCGATCGCGATCGTGAAAAACGGGGACATTATCCGCATCGACGCGACACGGCGCCGGATCGATGTCGAACTGACGGCGAACGAGATCCGGCGGCGGCTTAAGAAATGGAAGCCGCTCCGGCCCAAATACACGCACGGCGCGCTCGCCAAGTACGCCCGATACGTCCGGTCCGCCTCCCAAGGGGCGATCTGCGAGTAA
- a CDS encoding YdeI/OmpD-associated family protein — protein sequence MSVSRNKDKSRPGVHAFKTRLESMGEEDAWTVFRMPFSVEEVFGTRARVPVKGTINGFPFRSSLFPMGEGQHFMMVNKEMWEGAKIQEGRAVEVVLEKDTELRSVEIPRDLMTALSQHKTARKLFESLSQPHKKEYVRWIESAKRPETRERRIRIAVTRISQGRTSGGDE from the coding sequence ATGTCGGTTTCCAGGAACAAAGACAAATCCCGTCCGGGGGTTCATGCGTTTAAAACCCGGCTCGAATCGATGGGCGAGGAGGACGCCTGGACCGTCTTCCGAATGCCGTTCTCGGTCGAGGAAGTCTTCGGAACCCGGGCCCGTGTTCCGGTCAAAGGCACGATCAACGGGTTTCCCTTCCGCTCTTCCCTCTTCCCGATGGGAGAAGGCCAGCATTTTATGATGGTCAACAAAGAGATGTGGGAAGGGGCCAAGATCCAGGAGGGCCGGGCGGTGGAGGTGGTTCTTGAAAAGGATACCGAACTTCGAAGCGTCGAAATTCCCCGAGATCTGATGACGGCGCTCTCCCAGCACAAGACCGCCCGGAAGCTTTTTGAGAGCCTGTCCCAACCCCACAAGAAAGAGTATGTCCGTTGGATCGAGTCGGCGAAGCGGCCCGAGACGCGCGAGCGACGGATCCGGATTGCCGTGACGAGAATCTCGCAGGGCCGGACCTCCGGCGGGGACGAATAA
- a CDS encoding HAD family phosphatase, producing the protein MLRAVIFDCDGVIVNSEPHHLTAFREVLAEEGIRLSTEDYYSKYLAMDDKGCFEAVLRAHNRPVDNKILKNLIIRKMEIYRRLSQQELILYPGVVDLVNDLKDRYRLAIASGAFRGEVKFALDKGGMRGAFPVLVTAQDVRNGKPHPEAFQTALAQINQTEPKPAPPIRPEECLVIEDSLHGVEGAHAAGMKCLAVSNSYPKEKLTHAERVVESLEGIRPEELEKLF; encoded by the coding sequence ATGCTACGCGCGGTGATTTTCGATTGCGACGGGGTGATCGTCAACAGCGAACCGCACCACCTGACGGCCTTTCGGGAGGTGCTGGCAGAGGAAGGGATCCGTCTGTCCACCGAGGACTACTATTCCAAATATCTCGCGATGGACGACAAGGGCTGTTTCGAAGCCGTCCTGCGTGCCCACAACCGTCCGGTCGACAATAAAATCCTAAAAAACCTGATTATCCGGAAGATGGAAATCTACCGCCGGCTCTCCCAGCAGGAATTGATCCTCTATCCCGGCGTCGTGGATCTGGTCAACGATCTCAAGGACCGCTACCGGCTCGCGATCGCCTCCGGCGCCTTTCGCGGCGAGGTGAAGTTCGCTCTGGACAAAGGCGGGATGCGCGGGGCGTTCCCCGTGCTCGTGACGGCGCAGGACGTCCGGAACGGAAAACCGCACCCCGAGGCCTTTCAGACCGCCCTGGCCCAAATCAATCAGACCGAGCCGAAGCCGGCCCCGCCGATCCGGCCGGAGGAATGTCTCGTGATCGAGGATTCGTTGCACGGGGTCGAGGGCGCCCATGCCGCCGGGATGAAATGCCTCGCGGTCAGCAATTCCTATCCGAAGGAAAAACTCACCCACGCGGAACGGGTCGTCGAAAGTCTCGAAGGGATCCGGCCGGAAGAGCTCGAAAAACTTTTTTAG
- the dtd gene encoding D-aminoacyl-tRNA deacylase, whose translation MKALIQRVLEAQVSVEGEIVGRIGPGLVVLLGVAKEDGEREADRLAERICVYRIFDDENGRMNRSIQEVGGQVLAVSQFTLVADVAKGTRPSFTPAADPDRAEKLYRRFVDRLIAAGLTVETGRFGARMIVSLHNDGPVTFLLES comes from the coding sequence ATGAAGGCCCTGATCCAACGCGTCCTCGAGGCGCAGGTCAGCGTGGAGGGAGAGATCGTGGGCCGGATCGGTCCGGGTCTGGTCGTGCTCCTGGGGGTGGCCAAAGAGGACGGCGAGCGGGAGGCCGACCGGCTCGCCGAGCGGATTTGCGTCTACCGGATCTTCGACGACGAGAACGGCCGGATGAACCGCTCGATTCAAGAGGTCGGCGGACAGGTCCTGGCCGTTTCCCAATTCACGCTGGTGGCCGACGTCGCGAAAGGAACCCGCCCCAGTTTCACCCCGGCCGCGGATCCGGATCGGGCCGAAAAATTATACCGACGCTTTGTCGACCGGCTCATCGCCGCCGGCCTGACGGTCGAAACCGGCCGCTTCGGCGCGCGGATGATCGTCTCGCTTCACAACGACGGCCCGGTGACGTTTCTCCTTGAAAGCTGA